From a region of the Candidatus Zixiibacteriota bacterium genome:
- a CDS encoding MraY family glycosyltransferase, which yields MSKTEIMALVLSLLLSLALLPMVIKLSKHFGWLDRPGRHKQHAQPTPYLGGAVLFVSTWLTIAVLYLFDHSLFDDLTGLAVVFGGAAVIFVLGLIDDIHPLSAWVKLLVQIGIGLLLFWGGVGIDLLSTPGGSIELGSWSAVLTIVWVVGLTNAVNLIDGLDGLAGGVSLIAAVTMAVIARFFAAGWELLLIVALLGFLVPFLFFNRYPARIFLGDSGSMQIGYYFAVFSLMLRVKSFTLSALFVPLLTLGVPLTEAISSTIRRLVTGKSVMQADRRHLFHYLGLLGLGPRRTVAVFYGLGVVFGLFAVAMYLWDRVLVLSLLVVFMVVIFAVFFILVTGLSRRFRSDPAELRKRVGKNRR from the coding sequence GTGAGCAAGACCGAGATCATGGCTCTGGTCCTGTCGCTGTTGTTATCCCTGGCTTTATTGCCGATGGTCATTAAGTTGTCGAAGCATTTCGGTTGGTTGGACCGCCCCGGTCGTCATAAACAACATGCACAACCAACTCCATATCTGGGCGGAGCGGTGCTGTTCGTTTCGACCTGGTTAACCATTGCTGTTCTGTATTTGTTCGATCATAGTTTATTCGATGATTTAACCGGTCTGGCGGTAGTTTTTGGCGGAGCCGCGGTGATTTTCGTACTGGGTTTGATCGATGATATCCACCCTCTGTCGGCCTGGGTTAAGCTGCTGGTTCAAATCGGTATCGGCCTGTTGTTATTTTGGGGAGGCGTTGGTATTGATTTGCTTTCGACACCCGGCGGTTCCATCGAGTTGGGTAGTTGGTCGGCGGTACTGACTATTGTCTGGGTAGTTGGTTTAACCAATGCTGTAAACCTGATTGACGGTCTTGACGGCCTCGCGGGTGGGGTCAGTCTTATTGCTGCGGTAACTATGGCTGTTATTGCACGTTTTTTTGCCGCTGGTTGGGAGTTGCTGCTTATTGTCGCTCTGCTTGGATTCCTCGTGCCATTTTTGTTTTTTAACCGTTATCCGGCTCGGATTTTTTTGGGTGACTCCGGCTCCATGCAAATAGGGTACTACTTCGCGGTATTTTCGCTGATGCTGCGGGTAAAATCGTTCACACTGTCGGCTTTGTTCGTACCGTTGCTAACCCTGGGCGTGCCGTTGACCGAGGCGATTAGTTCGACTATCAGACGGCTCGTGACCGGTAAAAGTGTGATGCAGGCCGACCGCCGCCACCTGTTTCATTACCTTGGTTTACTTGGTTTGGGACCACGCCGGACTGTGGCCGTATTCTATGGCCTGGGGGTAGTGTTTGGTCTCTTTGCTGTGGCTATGTATTTGTGGGACCGTGTCTTGGTGTTGAGTCTTCTGGTCGTTTTTATGGTTGTTATTTTCGCTGTATTCTTTATCTTAGTCACCGGCTTATCGCGTCGATTTCGAAGCGATCCGGCCGAGTTACGGAAGAGAGTGGGCAAGAACAGGCGCTAG
- a CDS encoding acetyl-CoA carboxylase carboxyltransferase subunit alpha, with translation MAERTYLEFERPLVELEKKISDMKDFSLGANIELEGEIVSLQEKLEHLRKDIYSGLTRWQMVQLSRHPRRPYTLDYIKLMCTDFIELHGDRGFADDKAMIGGFAELDGEPIMVVGQQKGRDTKQKLERNFGMAHPEGYRKALRLFYMAEKFDIPILVLVDTPGAYPGIGAEERGQAEAIARNIREMSRLKVPIVVVIIGEGASGGALGVGVGDRVMMLQYSWYSVISPEGCAAILWRDAAMASEAAEALKVTAPDLIDLKIVDSVIPEPPGGAHTDHEAAAELVKAAIKKAFAELKEKPVDQLLAERLDKYRRMGEFTE, from the coding sequence ATGGCTGAACGAACATATCTCGAGTTTGAACGTCCTCTTGTGGAGTTGGAGAAGAAAATCTCCGACATGAAGGATTTCTCACTCGGAGCTAATATCGAGCTTGAAGGTGAGATTGTCTCGCTTCAGGAGAAACTCGAACATCTTCGGAAAGACATCTACAGCGGACTTACCCGCTGGCAGATGGTCCAGCTCTCGCGTCATCCGCGTCGTCCCTACACACTCGACTATATTAAGCTCATGTGCACTGATTTTATCGAGTTGCACGGCGATCGCGGATTCGCCGACGACAAAGCCATGATTGGCGGATTCGCGGAACTCGACGGTGAGCCGATCATGGTGGTCGGTCAGCAAAAGGGACGTGACACCAAGCAGAAACTCGAACGTAATTTCGGCATGGCACACCCTGAAGGCTATCGTAAAGCGCTCCGGCTGTTCTATATGGCGGAGAAGTTCGATATCCCGATTCTGGTACTGGTGGATACGCCGGGGGCTTATCCGGGAATCGGGGCGGAAGAACGGGGACAAGCCGAGGCGATCGCTCGCAATATCCGCGAGATGTCGCGATTAAAAGTCCCGATCGTAGTGGTGATAATCGGCGAAGGCGCCTCGGGAGGAGCTCTTGGGGTCGGTGTCGGCGACCGGGTGATGATGCTTCAGTATTCATGGTATTCGGTGATTTCACCGGAGGGCTGTGCTGCGATCTTATGGCGTGATGCCGCTATGGCATCGGAAGCAGCCGAGGCGCTGAAAGTGACCGCCCCGGATTTGATCGATCTGAAAATCGTCGACAGCGTGATCCCGGAACCACCCGGCGGTGCTCACACCGATCATGAGGCCGCCGCAGAGCTGGTCAAAGCAGCAATCAAGAAGGCCTTCGCTGAATTAAAAGAAAAACCGGTCGATCAGCTGTTAGCCGAACGACTGGATAAATATCGCCGTATGGGCGAATTTACGGAATGA
- a CDS encoding Trm112 family protein, translating to MTLPDKLLEKLVCPKCRSKLEYQPENERLVCANCRLAYRIVDDIPVLLVDEAENLK from the coding sequence ATGACGCTTCCGGACAAACTACTCGAAAAACTCGTTTGCCCGAAATGTCGAAGCAAACTGGAGTACCAGCCGGAAAATGAACGGCTGGTTTGTGCGAATTGCCGCTTGGCCTATCGTATTGTTGATGATATTCCTGTGCTCCTGGTTGACGAAGCTGAAAATTTAAAGTAA
- a CDS encoding PTS sugar transporter subunit IIA: MKLSKFCDETLVTFDLKATDKDGVIEELVELVSRSNMVKDQDQLLADIKEREDLVTTGVGYGVAFPHAKTRSVKGIVIAFGRSKSGVDFDAMDHKPVKMFFLIAAPEDAIGAHLNVMARLSYLMKSAENREKLMAASSPGDVLVLMDAVE, from the coding sequence TTGAAGCTTTCTAAATTTTGTGACGAGACGCTGGTAACCTTTGATCTCAAGGCAACCGATAAGGACGGCGTTATCGAGGAATTGGTCGAGTTGGTCTCAAGGTCCAACATGGTAAAAGACCAGGATCAGCTTCTGGCCGACATCAAGGAACGTGAAGACCTGGTAACGACCGGTGTCGGTTACGGTGTCGCTTTCCCGCATGCAAAAACCCGCTCCGTGAAAGGTATCGTGATTGCTTTCGGCCGCTCCAAGAGCGGTGTTGATTTCGATGCTATGGATCACAAGCCGGTGAAGATGTTCTTTCTGATAGCCGCTCCCGAGGATGCGATCGGTGCGCACCTCAATGTCATGGCGCGGCTGTCGTACCTGATGAAGTCCGCCGAGAATCGCGAGAAGCTCATGGCCGCTTCCTCTCCGGGAGACGTGCTGGTGCTTATGGATGCCGTTGAATAG
- the mreC gene encoding rod shape-determining protein MreC, which translates to MNLISNLSHKNWRVIHLILVVLLATALIIGRVQVAPLVSELIGGSFFLPFFKLRTYVTELANVNIERERLSLELAETSEQLAFYQEIAHENERIREMLGFEPPPGYRLLQAKVVSVTGSDIPVSALVNRGILDSVEVNLPVISREGLVGRVEDVTPDHCLVQLLTDPRNRVATRVASSREMGIVRYLPSEGMLLTNFPNQGEIAVGDTVVSSGLGGVYPPGLMVGYVTEVTRPENRPDAEISLQPAANFHSIEQLFILLPEAGR; encoded by the coding sequence ATGAATCTTATCTCCAATCTCTCGCATAAGAATTGGCGGGTTATTCATCTGATTCTGGTGGTTCTGCTGGCAACGGCCTTGATAATAGGCCGTGTTCAGGTAGCGCCGCTTGTGAGTGAGTTGATTGGCGGCAGTTTCTTTCTACCATTTTTCAAACTTCGTACCTACGTAACGGAACTAGCGAACGTCAATATCGAACGCGAACGGCTCAGCCTGGAGTTGGCTGAAACTTCAGAGCAATTGGCCTTCTACCAGGAAATCGCACATGAAAACGAACGCATCCGCGAAATGCTGGGGTTCGAACCACCGCCCGGTTACCGCCTCCTTCAGGCCAAGGTAGTCTCGGTGACCGGCTCCGATATCCCGGTGTCGGCGCTGGTAAATCGAGGTATTCTGGATTCGGTCGAGGTGAACCTTCCGGTTATAAGCCGCGAGGGATTAGTCGGTCGAGTGGAGGATGTTACCCCGGACCATTGCCTGGTCCAGTTATTGACCGACCCACGTAATCGAGTAGCCACCCGGGTTGCTTCAAGCCGTGAAATGGGCATCGTTCGATATTTACCGTCGGAAGGGATGCTTCTGACCAATTTCCCCAATCAGGGTGAGATCGCAGTGGGGGATACGGTTGTTTCATCCGGTCTCGGGGGCGTCTATCCACCGGGCTTAATGGTCGGTTATGTGACCGAAGTGACTCGTCCCGAAAACCGTCCCGATGCGGAAATCAGCTTGCAACCGGCGGCTAATTTCCACTCGATTGAACAGCTTTTTATTCTGTTGCCGGAGGCAGGGCGATGA
- the mrdA gene encoding penicillin-binding protein 2, with amino-acid sequence MAQSTLSIQAREKLALAFVGVLLLVLIIGLLKLQVVDHGELLAQSEQNRIRVQPLVPRRGVVLDREHRIVIDNRPSYTLCIVAAEMDQAVTIPSVARLLGLDEEQVERRLRKNLVSRYQPAPIKRDVSFDIVAVVEEQADRFPGVMMQMEEVRRYTTELGAECISGYVGEVSQEEIRREDGANYRLGSVIGKKGLEKEYDSLLRGHEGTAYIEVTATGQTLGPYSGKLPIPAEAGADLTISIDIDLQRTCVEVLDTFCCGAVVAMDPRTGEILAMTSYPSYDANIFSSVIPESLWTEITRDSTHPLLNRPLDGLYPPGSTTKLVAIGAGLEEGLIGEHTLLRPCTGGYRFGNRVFHCWDLSGHGQLDGLGAIEQSCDVYLYQVGLKLGVDNLGRYLSACGFGRPTHIDLPSEAVGLSPSEEYYNNRFGKNKWSQGVVLNLSIGQGEILATPLQLAQFYCGLANDGKVLCPHILKQIRYSDGRVERIAPKLSFELPFSKKTRDYLMEGIRRVVEGEHGTARRLRNKLYSIGGKTGTAENPHGENHSWFVGVAPLEKPEIVVCAIVENAGHGSEIAAPVVGKIIHSYMEKKMADDGIAGLAGKK; translated from the coding sequence ATGGCTCAATCGACACTCTCGATACAGGCACGCGAAAAATTGGCGCTGGCTTTTGTTGGCGTTCTCTTGTTGGTGCTGATAATCGGCTTGCTCAAGCTCCAGGTTGTAGACCATGGAGAATTACTGGCGCAATCCGAACAGAACCGTATTCGCGTACAACCTCTGGTCCCGCGACGCGGTGTGGTGCTCGACCGCGAACATCGAATCGTGATCGACAATCGTCCTTCCTACACCCTTTGTATTGTCGCTGCGGAAATGGACCAGGCGGTAACGATCCCGTCGGTGGCCCGGTTGCTGGGATTGGATGAAGAGCAGGTCGAGCGAAGGCTGCGAAAAAATCTCGTGAGCCGCTATCAACCGGCCCCGATCAAGCGAGATGTATCTTTTGATATCGTGGCGGTGGTGGAGGAGCAGGCGGATCGTTTCCCCGGCGTCATGATGCAGATGGAGGAGGTCCGCCGTTATACAACGGAGCTTGGCGCTGAGTGTATCTCGGGTTATGTCGGTGAAGTCTCACAAGAGGAGATCCGTCGTGAGGATGGCGCCAATTATCGCCTGGGTAGCGTCATCGGCAAAAAGGGCCTGGAAAAAGAATACGACAGTCTGCTGCGTGGTCATGAAGGAACGGCCTATATCGAAGTTACCGCCACCGGTCAGACTCTGGGGCCTTACTCCGGTAAGCTGCCGATCCCTGCCGAAGCCGGAGCGGACCTGACCATCAGTATCGACATCGACCTCCAGCGCACTTGTGTCGAGGTTCTGGATACCTTCTGTTGCGGGGCGGTAGTGGCGATGGATCCGCGTACCGGAGAAATTCTGGCCATGACCTCTTATCCCAGTTATGATGCCAATATCTTCTCGTCAGTCATTCCCGAAAGTCTCTGGACCGAAATCACGCGTGACTCGACTCATCCGCTGCTTAATCGGCCTCTTGACGGTCTCTATCCCCCCGGATCAACCACGAAACTGGTGGCCATTGGCGCCGGGCTGGAAGAGGGGCTGATCGGCGAACACACCCTGTTGCGTCCCTGTACCGGCGGGTATCGTTTCGGTAATCGTGTTTTCCACTGCTGGGACCTTAGCGGTCACGGCCAGCTTGACGGCCTGGGGGCAATTGAGCAGTCCTGCGATGTCTATCTGTATCAGGTAGGCTTGAAACTAGGGGTAGACAATCTTGGGCGCTATTTGTCTGCCTGCGGATTCGGTCGGCCGACCCATATCGATTTGCCCAGCGAGGCGGTCGGATTGAGCCCCAGTGAAGAATACTACAATAATCGGTTCGGAAAGAATAAATGGTCCCAGGGTGTTGTGTTGAATCTTTCTATCGGACAGGGAGAAATTTTGGCAACGCCGCTGCAACTGGCTCAGTTCTATTGCGGTCTGGCCAACGACGGCAAAGTCCTTTGTCCTCACATTCTCAAGCAGATCAGATATTCCGATGGCCGAGTAGAACGGATTGCACCGAAGCTCTCTTTCGAACTGCCGTTTTCGAAAAAGACTCGTGATTACCTCATGGAGGGGATAAGGCGGGTGGTCGAGGGTGAGCACGGTACGGCGCGAAGACTCCGTAATAAGCTGTATTCGATCGGCGGCAAGACCGGCACCGCCGAAAATCCGCACGGAGAAAACCACAGTTGGTTCGTCGGTGTCGCGCCTCTCGAAAAGCCTGAGATAGTGGTTTGCGCAATAGTGGAAAATGCCGGACACGGTTCTGAGATCGCCGCCCCGGTGGTAGGCAAGATTATCCACTCTTATATGGAGAAGAAGATGGCGGACGATGGTATTGCCGGGTTGGCGGGGAAGAAATAG
- the rodA gene encoding rod shape-determining protein RodA, which produces MLDYRELDWRLITAVLLLSLFGIVLIMSAQYSAESTYRQTYWLRQLLWLFIAMIVFAVVIHLPMRLLDFSAYPVYAVSIILLGLVLVVGSTRMGATRWFSLGPLNLAPSDIAKLAVLLALARFFAYTKLPPASKRRLAISAILILLPVALILKQPDLGTSLVFWVILFGLWFWSGLSPLYLILILSPIVSLVTAAHWLAWTLYFMALLVFLFMFRPGLSFSIVVVVANLATGIVMPFLWNRMADYQKQRILTFLDPSTDARGAGYQIIQSKIAIGSGGIWGKGIFAGSQTKLEFLPERHTDFVFSVLGEEFGLWGTLLVLGLFGYVIYRIIRIAGRCRSRFASNIAFGAAVVLVFQLFINIGMTLGFMPVTGLALPFLSYGGTSLVLSWTLIGMAVLADYHWQEY; this is translated from the coding sequence ATGCTGGATTATCGCGAACTGGACTGGCGCTTGATTACGGCGGTGTTATTGCTGTCGTTGTTTGGCATTGTCCTGATTATGTCGGCGCAGTATAGCGCAGAATCGACCTATCGACAGACCTATTGGTTGCGTCAGTTGCTCTGGCTGTTTATTGCGATGATTGTTTTCGCAGTAGTCATTCATTTGCCTATGCGTTTATTGGATTTCTCCGCTTATCCCGTCTATGCGGTATCCATTATATTACTGGGGCTCGTTCTGGTTGTCGGTTCCACGCGTATGGGCGCGACACGATGGTTTTCGCTTGGCCCGCTCAATCTTGCTCCCAGTGATATTGCCAAATTGGCGGTACTTCTGGCGCTCGCCAGGTTTTTTGCATATACCAAACTTCCACCCGCATCCAAACGACGACTGGCCATATCAGCGATTCTGATTTTATTGCCGGTGGCGCTGATTTTAAAGCAACCCGACCTTGGCACATCATTGGTGTTCTGGGTAATTCTGTTCGGCCTTTGGTTCTGGTCCGGTCTGTCGCCTTTGTACTTGATCTTGATTCTATCGCCGATTGTTTCGCTGGTCACGGCTGCACACTGGCTGGCCTGGACCCTTTATTTCATGGCTTTGTTGGTATTCTTGTTCATGTTTCGTCCGGGATTAAGTTTCAGCATTGTGGTTGTTGTGGCTAATCTGGCAACCGGTATCGTCATGCCGTTTTTGTGGAACCGTATGGCCGACTATCAAAAACAGCGTATTTTAACCTTTCTCGATCCCAGTACTGATGCTCGCGGTGCGGGATATCAGATTATTCAGTCCAAGATCGCCATCGGATCGGGGGGAATATGGGGCAAAGGGATATTTGCGGGCTCGCAGACCAAGCTGGAATTTTTACCGGAGCGGCATACTGACTTCGTTTTCTCGGTGCTGGGTGAGGAATTTGGTCTTTGGGGCACCTTGCTGGTGCTGGGCTTGTTCGGATATGTGATCTATCGCATCATTCGCATTGCCGGGCGTTGTCGATCCCGTTTCGCTTCCAACATAGCCTTTGGGGCCGCAGTTGTTTTGGTGTTTCAGTTGTTTATCAATATCGGTATGACGCTGGGATTCATGCCGGTCACCGGTCTTGCCCTGCCTTTCCTGAGTTATGGCGGCACTTCATTAGTGCTGTCATGGACACTCATCGGTATGGCCGTTCTTGCGGATTATCACTGGCAGGAATACTGA
- a CDS encoding DMT family transporter has translation MSLSRTEQGRTLLKGSGIPPIVLLGLGAVCVSFAAVFVKMLKGGVLGPTVIGFWRTFFGSAALFLMALMQRSSLRIPRPVMKLSILAGFIFFLDLYFWHRSINYVGAGMATILANIQVFITAALSALIFKEHLRLGFFVAAVSAIVGVTLLSGAGSDIHFDREYIIGLVFGLLTGFVYASYLIIMKSVGHRWEHPNFVVLMAWTSLFTAVFLFAVTLLEGSTLMPPDLRSLAILVSLAVVVQAFAWWLIASNLPKLDASRSGLTLLIQPTMATLWGILFFSEQFTPLQFVGATITIVAIYAGSIRRRTGT, from the coding sequence ATGTCCCTATCCCGGACGGAACAGGGGAGAACGCTATTAAAGGGATCCGGGATACCGCCGATCGTTCTTCTTGGCCTCGGAGCCGTCTGCGTGAGCTTCGCCGCCGTGTTCGTGAAAATGCTAAAAGGGGGAGTGCTGGGGCCGACTGTCATTGGTTTCTGGCGGACTTTTTTCGGAAGTGCGGCTTTGTTTCTCATGGCGCTGATGCAGCGCAGTTCATTACGAATTCCCCGGCCTGTCATGAAATTATCGATTCTGGCCGGGTTCATCTTTTTCCTCGATCTTTATTTCTGGCACCGTTCGATTAATTACGTCGGGGCCGGTATGGCGACCATCCTGGCCAATATCCAGGTATTCATTACAGCTGCGCTGAGCGCGTTGATTTTCAAGGAACACTTGCGATTGGGATTCTTCGTTGCGGCCGTGAGTGCGATTGTCGGGGTGACTTTGTTGTCGGGCGCCGGAAGCGACATCCATTTCGACCGTGAATATATTATTGGACTGGTGTTCGGACTTCTCACCGGTTTCGTTTATGCTTCATATCTGATCATAATGAAATCGGTCGGTCATCGATGGGAACATCCGAATTTCGTAGTGTTAATGGCCTGGACGTCACTTTTTACCGCGGTCTTTCTTTTTGCCGTCACCCTGCTCGAGGGCTCCACGTTGATGCCTCCCGATCTCCGATCTCTGGCAATTCTGGTATCGCTGGCGGTGGTCGTGCAGGCTTTCGCCTGGTGGCTGATCGCGAGCAACCTCCCCAAACTCGATGCCTCACGTAGCGGTCTGACGTTGCTCATTCAACCGACTATGGCAACTTTGTGGGGGATTCTGTTTTTCTCCGAGCAGTTCACGCCGTTGCAGTTTGTCGGCGCGACTATTACGATTGTGGCTATTTATGCCGGATCGATTCGTAGAAGGACCGGAACGTAA
- the rocD gene encoding ornithine--oxo-acid transaminase has translation MADTKTLNSSRVGFSDIPNDKILEYEHTFGANHYGRLEVIVRKAEGVWLTDINNNKYLDCLAAYSAANQGHCHPKIVAALVNALQNHYASVISNVVFTDSLALFLRKLATTCPQLGPRFGNDGNKVLPKNGGVESVETAIKMARYYGYKVKGIPDGKQEIIVFGNNFHGRMITVVSFSSSKKYREGFGPLTPGFVSVDYGRLDQVEKIINKNTCGILVEPMQGEGGMYDPGTGFLKGLRELSDKHDLFLLFDEIQVGLGRTGKMFCFEHENVVPDGVILGKALSGGLVPLSAFVTNTKMMDMVFTPGSDGSTFGGYPLASVAGNTALDVIKEEKLCERSAEMGKKLKARIEEIASRSSHVKEVRGKGLFIGIEVKSGDAMVYCRKLLDLGMLANDSHGHTIRISPPLIIDDSHIDYICDRLEKVLID, from the coding sequence ATGGCAGATACCAAGACATTGAACTCATCCAGAGTCGGATTTTCGGATATTCCGAACGACAAGATTCTGGAGTACGAACACACTTTTGGCGCCAATCATTATGGTCGTCTTGAGGTGATTGTACGCAAGGCCGAGGGCGTCTGGTTAACCGATATCAATAACAATAAGTATCTGGACTGTCTGGCAGCCTACTCTGCCGCCAACCAGGGTCACTGCCATCCGAAAATCGTGGCGGCTCTGGTTAATGCACTCCAGAATCACTATGCATCGGTCATTTCCAACGTCGTGTTCACCGACTCCCTGGCATTATTCTTGAGGAAACTTGCCACCACTTGCCCACAATTGGGTCCGCGCTTCGGCAATGACGGGAATAAAGTGCTTCCCAAGAACGGTGGTGTCGAATCAGTCGAGACAGCCATTAAGATGGCTCGTTATTATGGTTATAAAGTGAAGGGCATTCCGGACGGTAAACAGGAGATTATTGTTTTCGGGAACAATTTCCACGGACGCATGATAACTGTGGTCTCGTTCTCCTCGTCGAAGAAATATCGCGAAGGATTCGGTCCCCTTACACCCGGATTTGTATCAGTTGATTACGGCAGGCTCGATCAGGTCGAGAAGATCATCAACAAAAACACCTGCGGTATCCTCGTTGAGCCGATGCAGGGTGAAGGCGGCATGTACGATCCCGGCACGGGCTTCCTCAAAGGTTTGCGTGAATTGTCGGACAAACATGACTTGTTCCTGCTTTTCGATGAAATCCAGGTTGGTCTCGGACGAACCGGCAAGATGTTCTGTTTCGAACACGAGAACGTTGTCCCCGACGGCGTCATTCTGGGCAAAGCGCTATCCGGCGGTCTGGTTCCGCTCTCAGCGTTCGTAACCAACACCAAGATGATGGATATGGTCTTTACGCCGGGTTCCGATGGCTCCACCTTCGGCGGTTACCCGCTGGCTTCCGTTGCCGGTAATACCGCCCTCGATGTGATCAAAGAAGAGAAGCTCTGCGAGCGCTCCGCCGAGATGGGCAAAAAGCTCAAGGCTCGAATTGAAGAGATAGCGTCCCGTTCTTCGCACGTCAAGGAAGTACGCGGTAAGGGTCTCTTTATCGGTATCGAAGTCAAGAGCGGTGATGCTATGGTCTACTGCCGCAAGCTGCTCGATCTGGGTATGCTGGCCAATGACAGTCACGGTCATACCATCCGCATTTCTCCGCCGCTGATCATCGACGACAGCCACATCGACTACATCTGCGATCGACTGGAGAAAGTTCTCATCGACTAA
- a CDS encoding sulfide/dihydroorotate dehydrogenase-like FAD/NAD-binding protein — MPKVVDNIQIGPMVWKMRVEIPRLVKKAKAGQFVILRVNETGERVPMSIAGLDRENGLLTIIYQVVGKTSALMTTIPDGGEISDTVGPLGVPSHVDNWGTAILVGGGIGIAPIYPIAQAYKEAGNKVITIIGARSKEFIFYEDEHKGVADELHICTDDGSYGHHGFVSDVLKQILDSGEKVGMIMAIGPVPMMRVVANLTRDYKVPTWVSLNPLMIDGTGMCGGCRVQVGDETKFACVDGPDFDGHKVDFDTLTKRLGAYKEQERAAMKHFIAEPGCRLAPAVEGFKYPDEK, encoded by the coding sequence ATGCCTAAAGTTGTTGATAATATCCAGATTGGACCGATGGTCTGGAAAATGCGGGTCGAAATCCCGCGCCTGGTTAAGAAAGCGAAAGCCGGTCAGTTTGTAATTCTGCGAGTCAATGAGACAGGTGAGCGTGTACCTATGTCGATCGCCGGTCTTGACCGCGAGAATGGACTCCTTACGATCATTTATCAGGTTGTAGGAAAGACCTCGGCTCTCATGACGACCATTCCGGATGGCGGTGAGATATCTGATACAGTTGGCCCATTGGGAGTACCGTCTCACGTAGACAATTGGGGGACGGCTATCCTGGTGGGTGGAGGAATCGGAATTGCTCCGATCTATCCTATTGCCCAGGCATACAAAGAAGCCGGCAATAAAGTTATTACGATCATCGGTGCACGCTCCAAAGAGTTCATCTTCTACGAAGATGAACACAAGGGTGTGGCGGATGAGTTGCATATTTGCACTGATGACGGTTCCTACGGCCATCACGGTTTCGTGTCGGATGTTCTTAAGCAGATTCTTGACAGCGGTGAGAAGGTGGGCATGATCATGGCGATCGGACCGGTTCCGATGATGCGTGTTGTGGCCAATCTGACGCGGGACTACAAGGTGCCGACATGGGTATCGCTGAATCCGTTGATGATCGATGGCACCGGCATGTGCGGTGGTTGCCGCGTGCAGGTCGGCGATGAGACCAAATTCGCTTGTGTCGATGGTCCCGACTTTGACGGTCACAAGGTAGATTTCGATACGCTTACGAAGCGCCTGGGGGCCTATAAGGAACAGGAACGTGCGGCTATGAAACATTTCATTGCTGAGCCCGGTTGTCGGTTGGCGCCGGCGGTGGAGGGCTTCAAATACCCCGACGAAAAGTAA